The following is a genomic window from Vicinamibacterales bacterium.
GAAGGGTTCTAGCGACAGCAGATGAAGTCGTGCTGACGGAAGTCTATGGAGCGGGTGAGGCTCCGATACCTGGCGCGACTGCTGCAGCAATTGCGGAGGCCGTCCAGCGGGCTGGCCAGCCCGCGGTGCATTTAGTCGACTCGGTGGACGATGTGACCGAGGCAGTCATGCAGCTCGTACGACCAGGGGATCTCGTTATCACTCTCGGTGCGGGGTCCATCGGTGATGTTGCTGATCAAATTGTTCAACAACTGCAATCTGGTCACTTTACTCGAGAAGATAGTGAAACGGGTGGTCGCCAGTACTTTGAGGTGAGGAACTAGATGGGGGTTCGAGCTCCTGCGGACAAGCGTTTCCATCGCTCGCACATCAAACCGTCACGACGACGGTCGATATGGCAGCAGGTGCGCAGACTCGGCCGAACCGTCGTACTGCTCGTCCTCGTGGGCTACGCGCTTCACCGTGCAACAGACTTGGTGCTCAACGCATCTATGTTGGCTATTAACAGGATTGAGGTCGAGGGCCTTTCGCGATTCTCGGAGGGAGAATTCAACGCCCTGGTGAGCCTTTTGCACGGACAGAACATCCTGACAATCGACCTCGATGGGTGGCGCAATAGGTTGACGGCGTCACCGTGGGTAAAAGATGTAGAGTTTCGTCGGGTGATGCCGTCGACGATCCAGATTGTTGTGTCAGAAAAGATGCCAGTCGGGGTCGGTCGATTCGGTGAGCGTCTTTATCTAATCGATGAACAGGGTGTTGTGATTGATGAGCACGGACCACAATATGGTGATTTCGATCTCCCGATTGTCGACAACCTTTTCGTGCACCTCGATCACGGGCGGCCCGTGATCGATTCGGACCGCAAGAAAATGCACGGCCGGTTCATTGAAGACTTCGAACGTCGGCCAGAGCTCTTGCGTCGAGTCTCGCAGATCGATGTTGCTGACCCTGACAATGTTGTCGTGCTGCTTGATGGTGACAGGGTGCATTTGCATCTTGGCAACGTCCGATTCGCAGACCGGATACACAAGTATCTGGAAATGATAGATGTGATACGGAAACACGTGTCTGAGATCGATTACGTGGATTTGCGGTATGGAAATCGGGTCTACGTCGGTCCTGCGGCATCAGAGTCTTTGAGTCCGATTGTTCCATGACGCACGCAAACGATAGTACGGAGGATATGTGGCTCGCAAAGATCGATATCTCGTAGGCCTGGACGTCGGCACGTCGAAGATTACCGCTATCGTCGGTGAGATCATGGACGACGGCGAACTCGACATCATCGGCATCGGTGTAGTGGAGGCGCACGGTATAAAGCGCGGTGTTGTCGTGAATCTGGAAGCCGCCGTGGGGTCGGTGAAGCAGGCGATCGACGCTGCTGAACTCACAGCTGGTGTGGAAATAGATTCAGTGCATCTCGGGCTTTCGGGTGCTCATGTCAAGGGTTTCAATAGTCGCGGCGTGGTTGCGGTTTCTGGAAAAAATAGAGAAATTTCTGGCGAGGATGTTCGTCGGGCGATTGATGCAGCTAAGGCTGTATCCCTGCCAAGCGGGCGAGAGATTCTCCATGTTCTTCCACAAGATTTCGTGGTGGATGACCAGGACGAGATTAGTTCACCCATTGGCATGACCGGCGCTCGACTCGAAGTGAACGTTCACATTATTACTGGTAGCGCGGCATCGACCCAGAATATCGTCGGATGCGTCAATCGCGCTGGGGTTGCAGTGCTGGATACCGTGCTTGAGCAGCTCGCTGCGAGCGAAGCGGTCTTGACGAACGACGAAAAACAATTAGGTGTTGTACTTGTCGACATCGGCGGAGGAACGACTGACTTCGCTGTCTTTGAGCGAGGAAGCCTCTGGCATACTGGCGTAGTCGCGATCGGAGGCGGGCATTTTACGCAAGATATCGCCGTTGGCTTACGGACACCAATTCCTGAGGCCGAGAAGATCAAACGCCGTTGCGGCTGTGCCTTATCTGCTCTGGTCGAAGAAGATCAGACAATCGACGTTGTTAGCCACGGCGGGCGACCACCTCGTGTTATGGCGAGGCGGCTCTTGTCTGACATCCTGCAGCCGCGTGCTGAGGAGGTCTTTCATCTTCTTTGGGACGAGATCCGGCGCGCGGGATACGAAAACGCCTTGAATGCAGGCATCGTTCTGACTGGTGGTGCGTCTGTACTTGAGGGAACAGCCGAGACTGCAGAACAAATCTTCGATCTTCCAATTAGGGTCGGGTCTCCAAGCGAAATCGGCGGACTAGCCGATCACGCACATAGCCCACAGTTTGCAACAGCGGTGGGACTCGTGATGTATGCTCACCGCAACTATTTTCCTCAACCATCGGGATTGGTTGGAGCAGGCGCGTTGAGTCGCGTCGCGGGTCGCTTACGAGGTTTGTTCCGGGAATTCTTTTAGATTGGGACTTGTTCTGGCGGTTTGCCCGCCCCTAGGTGGAGATTGAACTTGACACTCCTTTTTTCTTATCAATAATCTATATCTTGTATGAGGGAAGCTCGCTAGGCCTACCTGTTGTGAGCTTGTTAGCTGTTAATCATCGTAGATGAACTCCTAAAGATGACGGATGCGCGCCCAAACCGGACTAATGCCAACAGGGTTGCCCCTGGTAGCTCCTTGCGATTAACGCTTGACGATGAGAGTCGGGCGGGTGCTCGCATCAGGGTGATAGGTGTCGGAGGGGGTGGTGGTAACGCCGTTAACAGGATGGTGAAGTCTGGTCTGCAAGGAGTCGACTTCATTGTTGCTAACACAGACATCCAGGCTCTTCAAGCTAACGGCGCGCCGAGCAAGATTCAATTAGGGGTGAAACTCACCAAGGGACTCGGTGCGGGCGCCGACCCGAACCTCGGGCGAGAGGCGGCACTAGAGAATACAAACGAACTCATTGACGCTCTTGATGGTGCTGACATGGTGTTCGTGACAACGGGTCTTGGGGGTGGTACGGGCACGGGAGCGGCACCGGTGATCGCCAATTTGGCCAGTGAGCTTGGATGCCTGACGGTTGCTGTGGTTACTAAGCCTTTTCAATTTGAGGGTAAGCAGCGCGCTACGCGTGCCGATGAAGGACTCGACAAACTTCGCGACAGCGTAGATTCGGTAATCAGCATTCCGAATGAGCGTCTCTTATTGACGAAGAGCATGACCTTTCGTAAGGCGTTTGAAAAGGTTGATGACGTGCTTCTCCAAGCTGTTCAGGGTATTTCTGACCTAATTTTGGTACCCGGCTTGATCAACCTCGACTTCGCTGACGTGAGAACTATCATGTCTCGGACTGGCATGGCCATCATGGGCACTGGAGTTGGCAAAGGTGCGAGCCGAGCGAACGCCGCAGCAAATCGGGCAATTTCCAGTCCTCTTTTGGAAGATGCGGCTGTTGAGGGAGCGCGCGGTGTCATCATTAACGTCACTGGAGGCAACGACCTATCCATTGGTGAAGTCAATGAAGCATCGTCGATTATCCATCAAGCTGCGCACGACGACGCCAATATTATTTTCGGCGCAGTCGTCGATCCGCGGATGCAAAGCCAAGTTAAAATCACCGTGATAGCGACGGGATTTGACAAGCATGCGAGCACGGCGGAGGAACCGGCTTCGACACCAGTCGACCTTCAGGATTACTCGTCGTTGAAGCAGGGAGGCCATGAGCCGGCTGCCGAGGCGCCGAGACTATCACTGGCCAGGTCAGTGGAGTCTGAGCTATCGCGTGAGCCCAAACCGACCCCCGTCATAACCCAGTCCAGTCCGGATGATCATTCGGAACAAGTGGCCGGTGACCTTTTATTGGCAGGGCATGGTGATTCCCAAGCCGCTCTTGGCACCCAAATGAATATTGCTAAGCGGTTAGAAAAACTTATTAATCAACCTACAGAATCCACGACAGCGAATGGTGAATTGAAGGATGCTGACCTGAGTGACCCTGACGCAGTGGAGTTCGACACGCCAGCCTTCTTGCGCCGATAGTCGTGAGGTAAGCTGCCTTTCCATCGTCCTATCGTGAATCAGCCTGCGTGGTAGAGTAGGGGCGGAGCGGCCTAGTTCTTCCCACAGTGTGCTTGCGCAGCCACCGTTGTCCGTGCTGCACGCCGTTTCTGAATTCAAACTCGTTATGTCCTTTTGGCAGCAGCGTCAGGCGGCCCAGCAATTGCTCAGCCTTGAGCGGGGGCGCGGTCGTCGATCCGTTGGAGACCGGCTTCGTGTTGTGCTCGCGTTTCCTAATACCTACTACGTGGGTATGTCGAATCTCGGCGTGCAGACGGTGCATCATCTCTTTAATGTGGAAGATGGAGTTTCGTGTGAACGTGTCTTCTTACCACCGAAGCAGGAGCTCCGAGCACTGCTATCGTCTCGGACGCCGTTGCTAACACTTGATACCCAGACCCCGGTATCAGACTTTGATGTACTGGCGTTCACCGTATCGTTTGAGTGGGATTACGTGAATATCTTGACGATGATGCGTCTTGCGGGAATGCCGGTCTACGCAAGCGAGCGTAACGATCGGTACCCCCTAGTTGTTCTCGGCGGAGCCGTCACATTCTTGAACCCTGAGCCGCTTGCCCCATTCGTTGATGTCGTGACTGCCGGCGAAGGCGAGGCACTAATACCGTCTCTAGTCTCGGCTGTCAGCGCAACGGATCGGAGTTCGGCCTTGCGACGCTTAGCGACTCTGCCTGGTTTCTATGTACCTACCTTGTATCGGGTGAGTTACGACGATAGAGGGGTAGTTAAGCCTTACCAGGCCACGGAGCCGACCGTCCCACCGTTCGTTTCAAAGGCTGCTGTGAGGACTATTGACGAGATCGAACCGCCATGCACCAGAGTCTTCACGCCTCAGACGGCGTTCGGTTCGCGCTTCTTGATTGAGGTGGTCCGTGGCTGTGCGAAACTCTGCCGCTTCTGTTGGGCCGGCTATAACTACCTGCCTGTACGTGCATTTTCCACTGATCGGATACTCTCATTGGCCGAGTCAGCCAAGCCCTACGCCAACCGGGTTGGTTTGGTATCGATTGCTTTATGCGATCATCCGGATATTGAAGAAATCCTCGAACGCTTACTTGCGCTTGACTACACAGTAAGCCCGGCGTCGTTGCGACTAGATGATCTCACCCCACAGATCGTACAACTGCTCCGTCAAAGTGGAGAGCGCACGGTTACGATTGCTCCGGAGACAGGGTCTGATCGATTACGGCGCGTCATAAACAAGGTCATGACTAACGCTCAAATTCTCGACAAGGCTGATCTAATCTTTTCCAGTGGTATTGAAAACCTGAAGCTTTACTTCATGCTCGGTCTGCCTACGGAAACGGACGAAGATCTCGTGGCCATTCGTGATCTTGTTGTCCAGCTTCGCGACCGGATGCTCAAGTACGCTCGTCGTCGTGGCCGCCCTGGACGAATAGTCGGCAGTGTGAATCCACTTGTGCCAAAACCCGGCACGAGTTATCAGTGGCTTCCAATGACGTCACCGGCGATAGTGGCATCTCGGACAAAGCGTCTCAAGGGTCTTTTGTCTGGCCTCGACCATGTCTATCTGTCTATCAAGTCTGAACGGCAGTCGTTTTATCAGGCGCTGCTGTCACTTGGCGATCGCCGGGTTGCTCCTGTCATCGACGCCGCCTCACAGAACGGGGGAGATTGGCGCCGAGCTGCTGAAACGGCAGATGTAGACCCTAAATTTTGGGTTTTGCGAGACCGAAGTCAGGACGAGGTGCTTCCTTGGGACATTATCGATGGTGGTATCAAGGCGGAATTTTTTCGTTCTGAGTTCTTGAGGAGTATGAGAGCAGAGCCAACCGTGCCCTCTAATCGAGGCGTCTCGCCTACTGTACTGGGCGCCTTGGCCAGTCATCAGACTTCCTAGGTGAAGGCCACAGGAATTACCGACTACGCAGTTTCCCCTTAGTTGACGTCGTCCACCGCTTGTCTTTTCGAGAATTCTTCAAACCGAAGGTCATTGCCTATGTCTTCCAAGTGACCGTGACGGTCATGTCACCTCAAGATAATTGTAATTTGTACGCCAACGACACGGTGGCGACCTTATGCTTCTAGGAACTGACCAGTAACACGTGAGCGAGTGCCATGGCATCCGAGTGTGTGATTGTCAGGAGGGAGGACTCTGCACCGAGTTGAGCAAATCGTCGCGCTGCACCTCCATGGAATTCCAGTTGCGGAGGTCCGCTACTCCGTACGACCTCAATGTCTCGCCATAGGACCTTCTGTGAGCGACCAGTGCCGAGGGCCTTCATGGCGGCCTCCTTAGCGGCGAATCTACCTGCCAAATGAGGCACAGGATTCCGGCGGTGTTGACAGTAAGCAACTTCACCAGGAGTAAACACCCTTGCCAAGAATCTCTCCCCGTATCGTTTCCAGAGCCGTTCGATACGGGAAAGCTCAGTCGCGTCGATTCCAGACCCTATGATCACCATGGGAAAAACAAACTTTTCAGTCAGATTGCCGGGTCGGTGCTATTAGCCGCTTGGCTTTCATCCATTGCCTGATTTGCTAATCGGTCGGCATCGGTATTTGAGGTTCTGGGTACGTGCTCAAAGTCGACTCGCTCAAGTTTTTCTAACAGTGTTTGTGCTTCCCGATGCAGAGGCTGCAAATTCGGATGGCGTACACGGTATCTGCCAGTCATCTGTCGAATCAAAAGCTGAGAATCGGATCTGATCAGAATGTGGCAGTGACCAGCGCCGACAAAGTAGGTCAAAGCGGCGATCAGGCCACGATATTCTGCAACGTTGTTAGTCGCGACTCCAAGTGATCCCTTAAGTTCGGCGCAGACCGTTCCGTCAGGATTTTCAATCCGAACTCCGAATCCAGCCGGACCAGGATTTCCCCTTGAACCGCCGTCGATATAGGCAACGAACATCGTAAAGAACCGTTGCAGCTACTCAGTCCGAGCTCAGGCCCAATTCTCGGGCAACGACTTGTTTACCAACTGGAAGTAAAGAATCCGACCGCAGCTTTCGCACTGAATTACTCGGTCATTCAAACGGATGTCGTTGAAAACCTGTGGACGTAAACGAACATGGCAAGAACTGCACAAGTTATTCTCGGCTTCAACAACTGCAAGGCCATTTCGCTTCTCGGCGATTTGATCAAATAGCGCCAAGACTGCAGCATCGATCTCGCTAGCCAACGACTCACGGGCAATGAGCGCCTGTTTTGCTGTAGTCTCAGATGTTGCCCGCTCCTGTTCTATTGTCTG
Proteins encoded in this region:
- a CDS encoding ribonuclease HI family protein, coding for MFVAYIDGGSRGNPGPAGFGVRIENPDGTVCAELKGSLGVATNNVAEYRGLIAALTYFVGAGHCHILIRSDSQLLIRQMTGRYRVRHPNLQPLHREAQTLLEKLERVDFEHVPRTSNTDADRLANQAMDESQAANSTDPAI
- the acpS gene encoding holo-ACP synthase, which produces MVIIGSGIDATELSRIERLWKRYGERFLARVFTPGEVAYCQHRRNPVPHLAGRFAAKEAAMKALGTGRSQKVLWRDIEVVRSSGPPQLEFHGGAARRFAQLGAESSLLTITHSDAMALAHVLLVSS
- the ftsA gene encoding cell division protein FtsA is translated as MARKDRYLVGLDVGTSKITAIVGEIMDDGELDIIGIGVVEAHGIKRGVVVNLEAAVGSVKQAIDAAELTAGVEIDSVHLGLSGAHVKGFNSRGVVAVSGKNREISGEDVRRAIDAAKAVSLPSGREILHVLPQDFVVDDQDEISSPIGMTGARLEVNVHIITGSAASTQNIVGCVNRAGVAVLDTVLEQLAASEAVLTNDEKQLGVVLVDIGGGTTDFAVFERGSLWHTGVVAIGGGHFTQDIAVGLRTPIPEAEKIKRRCGCALSALVEEDQTIDVVSHGGRPPRVMARRLLSDILQPRAEEVFHLLWDEIRRAGYENALNAGIVLTGGASVLEGTAETAEQIFDLPIRVGSPSEIGGLADHAHSPQFATAVGLVMYAHRNYFPQPSGLVGAGALSRVAGRLRGLFREFF
- the ftsZ gene encoding cell division protein FtsZ → MTDARPNRTNANRVAPGSSLRLTLDDESRAGARIRVIGVGGGGGNAVNRMVKSGLQGVDFIVANTDIQALQANGAPSKIQLGVKLTKGLGAGADPNLGREAALENTNELIDALDGADMVFVTTGLGGGTGTGAAPVIANLASELGCLTVAVVTKPFQFEGKQRATRADEGLDKLRDSVDSVISIPNERLLLTKSMTFRKAFEKVDDVLLQAVQGISDLILVPGLINLDFADVRTIMSRTGMAIMGTGVGKGASRANAAANRAISSPLLEDAAVEGARGVIINVTGGNDLSIGEVNEASSIIHQAAHDDANIIFGAVVDPRMQSQVKITVIATGFDKHASTAEEPASTPVDLQDYSSLKQGGHEPAAEAPRLSLARSVESELSREPKPTPVITQSSPDDHSEQVAGDLLLAGHGDSQAALGTQMNIAKRLEKLINQPTESTTANGELKDADLSDPDAVEFDTPAFLRR
- a CDS encoding radical SAM protein; its protein translation is MSFWQQRQAAQQLLSLERGRGRRSVGDRLRVVLAFPNTYYVGMSNLGVQTVHHLFNVEDGVSCERVFLPPKQELRALLSSRTPLLTLDTQTPVSDFDVLAFTVSFEWDYVNILTMMRLAGMPVYASERNDRYPLVVLGGAVTFLNPEPLAPFVDVVTAGEGEALIPSLVSAVSATDRSSALRRLATLPGFYVPTLYRVSYDDRGVVKPYQATEPTVPPFVSKAAVRTIDEIEPPCTRVFTPQTAFGSRFLIEVVRGCAKLCRFCWAGYNYLPVRAFSTDRILSLAESAKPYANRVGLVSIALCDHPDIEEILERLLALDYTVSPASLRLDDLTPQIVQLLRQSGERTVTIAPETGSDRLRRVINKVMTNAQILDKADLIFSSGIENLKLYFMLGLPTETDEDLVAIRDLVVQLRDRMLKYARRRGRPGRIVGSVNPLVPKPGTSYQWLPMTSPAIVASRTKRLKGLLSGLDHVYLSIKSERQSFYQALLSLGDRRVAPVIDAASQNGGDWRRAAETADVDPKFWVLRDRSQDEVLPWDIIDGGIKAEFFRSEFLRSMRAEPTVPSNRGVSPTVLGALASHQTS
- a CDS encoding FtsQ-type POTRA domain-containing protein; its protein translation is MGVRAPADKRFHRSHIKPSRRRSIWQQVRRLGRTVVLLVLVGYALHRATDLVLNASMLAINRIEVEGLSRFSEGEFNALVSLLHGQNILTIDLDGWRNRLTASPWVKDVEFRRVMPSTIQIVVSEKMPVGVGRFGERLYLIDEQGVVIDEHGPQYGDFDLPIVDNLFVHLDHGRPVIDSDRKKMHGRFIEDFERRPELLRRVSQIDVADPDNVVVLLDGDRVHLHLGNVRFADRIHKYLEMIDVIRKHVSEIDYVDLRYGNRVYVGPAASESLSPIVP